The Rubripirellula tenax genome contains the following window.
GACGATCCAGAACAACCCGACCTACGCCGCCATGATCGAGAAGACAGACGATTCGCTTGGACGCATCATGCTGGCGCTCGCGGAAGCCGGTGTGGCGGACAAGACAGCCATCATTCTGACTTCGGATCACGGTGGCCTTTCCACGCGAGGACTCGAAAACAATCGCGGCGTCGCAACGTCCAACGCTCCCTTTCGCCAAGGCAAAGGATCGATCTTCGAGGGCGGCACTCGCGTCCCGTTGATTGTGAAGTGGCCTGGAAGAATCGAGCCCGGGAAAGTCTCGTCCGTTCAGGTGACCGGTATGGACCACTATCCGCCGATGATGATGAAGTCATCGCCTTGCAGATCTTCGTAGCTGGGGATCGTCGCCGTGTGGATGCAGTACTCGCTGCCCGGAAACCCGTTCAAACGAGGATACTGAAACTCGCCCGCCGCCCAAATCACATGCTTGGCTCGCAACGTCTCCGTAGTGGTGTCGATGCGAAACTCGTCGCCGACTTTGGCAACACACAACACATCGGTGTTCTCTTGGACGGGAAGCTCAAAGAACTGGGCGACACCTCGCAAGTGTGCTGCGTACTCTTGACCCGTCGGATGTTCGACTTCCAGACTGAACGCGGGCGACACGCCGATCGCCACTGAATTCAAGTCCAAGATTCCGATCGAATTGGTAGGAAACGACGGCGTGATAAACCGAGTTTCCGCGGGCCAACGATCGAACGATTCGCCAACACGATAACGATCAAGAATCCGAAATTTCTCGATCCCGGCATGCTTGAGTGCGATGCCAACACCAACACCCGCCGCTCCCGCACCGATGACGACGACGTCGAAGATTTCCGGCTGGGATAGCATTACGCAGTCGCCTCGGCAGACGGCTTCGCTTCACAACAACCGCACAAACATCCGTAGCGACGGTTCAGCAAGTGAGCAGAGACCAGCAACAGGCCTCCCAAGGGTGTGATCCAGGGAGCGAGACGGACGAGTAATTCTGGTGACATGAAAGACGCCATGGCAATGCCTGCGGTGCTGACGTCGGGGGATTGTTGCTCCGTAACAGCGTCCGTCGCGCACAGTTCGCAGCATGCATCGGTGCAGACAGCAGCAGAAACGCTGGACGAGTCAGGCAACTCGCAAGCCGCACAACAATCGCCCGCGAAACCGAATGCCGCAAAGGTGATCAGCGAAATGCCGACGACCGCGATCCCGGCGGGCATCCAACGACGGTGCTGGCGAAAGCCGGGAACGAATGCCGCCAGCGCGATCACGAAACACGCCAGCGCCATCCAGCGATGAAAGGCTGCATCAGCCAGGAAACTCAGCCCCAAAGCCGGCAAGAACGAGATCACAAACGGCATCGCCGCACAGTGAATCGCGCAGCCGATCGACGCGACGATGCCGAACCAGTCTTGCCAACGAGACGGGCTGGCAGCGGGCGGCATGCTAGGCGTTGAAGCGGAACGAGGTTCAATCACTTGTGACATTACACCGCCTCCTCTTCCAAGAGTTCGTCTTCGGTTTCCAGTTCGATCGGCGGCAACGGGTCTTCAAAGTTTGCCCAGTGCTCTGGCCCTTGCACGTATTCCAGATCGGTTAGCAGACAGTCATCGAGAATTTGAATGATTCGTTCTTGGTTCATCGCGTTGCCGATGAACACCAACTCCTGATGTCGATCCCCGTGTTCCTTGAGGCCATGCGCGCCAACAAATTTGGATTGAATCTCGGCGACCACTTCCTCGTCGTCGGGCCACTGTTCGTCTGGCGCGGCGGCCCACCAAAAACCGGCCGGGTCCATGCGGATCGAACAACCGGCTTGCGACCAGTCATAAGCCCAGTCGTGACGCGACGCGATCCACATCAAACCTTTGCTGCGCAGCACACCGGTGAACAAGCCGTCGTCCATGTCACCATCGAGGGCGTCGGTCAAGCGTTTGGGATGAAACGGACGGTCGCGGCGATAAACAAAATTCGAGATGCCGTACTCTTCGGTTTCCGTTTCCTCTTCGCCGCGTGGCACCGCGAGCCAACCCGGTTGAGACTCGGATTCACTGAGCGAGTACAAACCCGTGCCCATGATCTCTGACAGCTCGATTTGGCTTTCGGTCGTGTTGAGAATCTTGGCGTCGGCGTTGAGTTGCCGCAGGATGCGATTGAGTTGTTCGATGTCGTATGGCGACACCAAATCAGTCTTGTTCACGATGATGACGTTAGCGAACTCGACTTGATCGACCAGCAAGTCAACGATGTTTCGCTTGTCGTCTTCGTTCAGTCCCAAACGGCGATCCGTGAGATCGTCCCACGAACCAAAGTCCTTCATGAAGTTACCCGCGTCGACGACGGTGACCATCGTGTCAAGGTCGGCGACCAACGACAGACTATCGCCTTCTTCGTCCTCAAACGTGAACGTCTCGGCGACCGGCATCGGCTCGGAGATGCCAGTTGATTCGATCAACAGGTAATCGAATCGTCCAGCGCGAGCGAGCCGACGGACTTCAATCAGCAAATCTTCACGCAAGGTGCAGCAGATGCAGCCGTTAGACATCTCGACGAGCTGCTCTTCGGTCCGCGATAAATTTGCATCGCCCGACTTCACGAGCGCCGCGTCGATGTTCACTTCACTCATATCGTTTACGATCACGGCGACCTTGAGGTTGTCACGATTGGTCAAAATATGGTTGAGCAGCGTCGTCTTTCCGGCACCAAGGAAACCGGACAGGACGGTAACGGGCAGAAGTTTGGTTTGGTTCATTGAGATCATCCTTTAGGGTTGATTGGCGATTTGGGTGAGGAGTGAGTGGGAGACTCGCGTTCGCTGGGCGTCCGCGTTATGAAACCTATTCGATGCAATTTTCCGCAGATCAATCGCGACGACTCCGTGCCTTTGCAGTCGCTCAAGAAACAAAGCCGCGAGCGGCGATTCTTGACCGCTGTCGTACACGACAAATGTCGCGTGACGCATGGCGAAAGCGCGAGCGTTGACGACTTCGTAGTCCTCGGAATCGTCTTGAATCAGCACCCCCAATGCGACACCGTTTGGCAACGGTTCCAAAAAAGCCGCCGACGCCGAATCGGCAACCACGACAGTCTGCACGGGTGGCTGAACCGTAGGCTCACCGGCGAACGTTTGAAAACCGACCACACCCAACCATGCCGTCAACAAATATCGAACCATCACTCACTCTCCAGGAAACGAAGCGACCGAAGCAAATATACCGCACCTGCAATGCGTGTGCAAGTATACGGCGGTTCGATTTAGACGGAGAGATTATTTATTAAGGGAGTCGATCGGGCGGTGTCGGGATCGCTGGCTCCGCATAAAGACTCGACATCGCTTCAATGATCGTGACCATGATCGTGCGAGTGTTCTGAATGCGCTGGCTCGTGAGTGCCATGATCGTGACCGGGCAGGTTTTCGATGCCGACGGCGATCGCGATGCCGAGCAAGAACGCGGTGGTGAGCTTGCCGCGATCGTGATCGTGGAAGGCCACCTCGGGCAACAAGTCCGCCAGTGCGATGCCGATGAAGAAACCGGCCGAAATCGTGAGTCCCCAGCCTAGAACGCCTGAGTTGGCAGCAAAGGTCGTCGCACCGAAGTAGAACGCCAACGCCCCGATAGGGCAGGCGAGCGAGAAGGCTAGGTTCGCTGCGTTTTGTGCCGCTTGGGGCCAATTCTGTTTGCTCATCACTGATATGATCGCGAACGCATCGAGCGGTTTATGCAGCAGCACGGCCAAAAACGTACCCAGTCCCGCCAGTCCCAGCCAAGCACCATGCGAAGCGTCAGCGATTACGCTGCTGGCCAGTGCCACGCCGTCCACTAGCGTGTGCAGCAGCAAACCAAAGAACAGCCCCGCCCAACTGATCCCCTTCACGTCGCCGTGATCGTGCGAGTGACCGTGATCACAATGGGTATGTTGATGATCGGGCTGGGCATTCACTTCGTCCCCATTTTCGGTCACCGGGACGCCGTGGTCATGGGTATGGAACAGCCGAATGAGCAAGAACATGACCGTCAAACCGATCAAGACTCCCACACCCGCCTGCGAGTGAGATCGCAACACCTCACCACCATGCGGCAGCAAGTGCAGCAGCGCGATGCCGATCATCAATCCCCCGACGCCGCTCATTAGCAACTGCGTCCGCAAATGCGTCATCCGCAATAGCGACGACAACTTGCCACCGGCGAGCGAAGCCGCCGCGATCAGCAGGCAATAGACAATCAACAAGGCGGCGGTCGACATCGAATTTCCAAACAGGCAACGAGAACAGACCGCAAAAGATACGCTGTTGCATTGGTTGTGCATATAAGGTGACGGATGATTCCGCGTCACCTCGCTGTATCTCGTTATGGCTCAGGGGTGCGAGTCTCGAATGGAATTGCCTGCGTGGGACTTGACGTCGGGCTGATGGATCGTATACTTGCATAGGTAAGCAACTGTGAAACCAATGGCAAAACTTAAAAATCGAAATTCAACTGTACCGGCTGACGAGTCCCCAAGCTGCGACGGGCATGGGCATCGTGGGTTGGCGATGCGAGTAGACGCGGAAGCTTGCGAGCGGGCGGCGGCGATTTTTCGGGCGTTGGGCGATCCCCAGCGACTGCGATTGCTCATTCTGCTCGAAGCGGGTGAATGCTGCGTTTCGGAACTGTGCCAAACCCTCGACGAACCGATGCCGGCGATTTCACAGCGGCTGAGACTGCTTAAAAGCGAACGCATCGTTCGCTCGCGGCGGGACGGCAAGCACGTCTACTACGCGCTCGCCGATGACCACATATCGCGATTGGTGACCAACGGGGTCATGCACGCGATGGAACTTTCTCACTCTGATTCTCGTTAAGGAACTGAAGCAAATGTCGAAACTACACACCCATCACGACCACCAACATGGTCCTGACTGCGAACACACCGGCGTCCAGCACGGTGACCATGTCGATTATCTGCACGACGGCCACATGCACCACGTCCGCGATGACGGACAAGTCGAAGAGCATGTTTTGGAAGTCAGCGAAGCCAATCCGAACGTTTGCACCCCGGCTCACTCTTGTACCGGACACGAAGCAGGCCACGTTCACGGTCCGAACTGCGGCCATGAAGCGGTGCCACACGGTGACCATGTTGATTACTTAGTCGATGGGCACTTGCACCATCCGCACGGCGATCACTGCGACGATCACGGACACGTTGCTGTTGTGGGAGCGTGAGGCTCCTGACGATCTCCATTACTTGCAAACGTTTTGCAATTGGGTATAGTCGAAGCGTTCATGATTCCTTCTGAGATATCCAAATGACCAAGAACGACGAATCGCTTGACCCGGTCAAGCAGGCGATTCGCGAGGCAGGGCTCCGTGCCACGCCGGCGCGAATGGCAACCTTGCAACTGCTCCGCGCATCAAACACGCCGTTGACCCACGCGGTGGTGTCCGATCATCTGGCCGTCAACGGTGTCGATAAGGCGACGGCGTTTCGTAATCTCAATGACATGGTCGAAGCAGGTTTGGTCCGGCGGACCGAAGTCGGTGATCACGTTTGGCGATTCGAGGCGACCTCTGCCGACCACGATAACACACACCCGCACTTTTTGTGTGTCGACTGTGGCACCGTATCATGCTTGGACGATGTTAAGCTGACTGCAGGCAGTCAGAGGGCGAGCGAGAAAATCGGAGAAGTCACCGAGATCTTACTGCGTGGTCATTGCAACGAGTGTCGTTAGATGGCTCACCACAACGCGGCAAGCCATTTCCAGGCAGGTTGATGCAGCATCGCGATTGTGAATAGCATCGATGTCGCCGACCACTGTATTTTTGCGCCGTTCCAACGACTTAGCAGCGTAAGCAAGCTAGCGGCGATGAGGCAGAATAACGCGATCGTGACGGTCGCTTGCCAGCCCAGCGTGATGCCGACGAGCGCGGCGGCCAACGAAAGCGATGTCTTACGTCTCTGGATGCGTTTGCTCGCGAAACGTTGAACTAAAATTGCCAGTGCCCAACCGGTAATTCCACCTAACACGCTGGTCACGGCCTGAACCAACCAAGTCGGCATCGCCTGACTCAAAGCGATCGGGATCTGAGCGTCAAACGCGACCGGTTGAAGTCCCGTAAAGGCGATCGGCAACGTGGCCAGCACGATCACCATCGACCGAGCCAACCACTTCGGGCAACGCAAGCGGTCGACATCCATGAGGGCCAACATCAACAGACAACTGAACATCGCCACGTGATAGAGGTAGAGACCGATGACGGGCCACTTCGTGTACAAGATGATCCACAAAATTCCGGCATAGTGGTAATGTGGGGCTCCGGGAACATTGGCCGCGCCGGTGACCAATTCGTACAAGAACAGCAGCCCAAAGATCGCTGCTCCGATCAGTTCAACCCAAAAGTATCGAATCGGAATGTCGGCCGCGCAGGCGCGGCAACGACCGCCTAAGTTGAGATAACTGAAGATCGGCAGATT
Protein-coding sequences here:
- a CDS encoding NAD(P)-binding domain-containing protein, coding for MLSQPEIFDVVVIGAGAAGVGVGIALKHAGIEKFRILDRYRVGESFDRWPAETRFITPSFPTNSIGILDLNSVAIGVSPAFSLEVEHPTGQEYAAHLRGVAQFFELPVQENTDVLCVAKVGDEFRIDTTTETLRAKHVIWAAGEFQYPRLNGFPGSEYCIHTATIPSYEDLQGDDFIIIGG
- a CDS encoding MerC domain-containing protein — protein: MSQVIEPRSASTPSMPPAASPSRWQDWFGIVASIGCAIHCAAMPFVISFLPALGLSFLADAAFHRWMALACFVIALAAFVPGFRQHRRWMPAGIAVVGISLITFAAFGFAGDCCAACELPDSSSVSAAVCTDACCELCATDAVTEQQSPDVSTAGIAMASFMSPELLVRLAPWITPLGGLLLVSAHLLNRRYGCLCGCCEAKPSAEATA
- a CDS encoding GTP-binding protein, with protein sequence MNQTKLLPVTVLSGFLGAGKTTLLNHILTNRDNLKVAVIVNDMSEVNIDAALVKSGDANLSRTEEQLVEMSNGCICCTLREDLLIEVRRLARAGRFDYLLIESTGISEPMPVAETFTFEDEEGDSLSLVADLDTMVTVVDAGNFMKDFGSWDDLTDRRLGLNEDDKRNIVDLLVDQVEFANVIIVNKTDLVSPYDIEQLNRILRQLNADAKILNTTESQIELSEIMGTGLYSLSESESQPGWLAVPRGEEETETEEYGISNFVYRRDRPFHPKRLTDALDGDMDDGLFTGVLRSKGLMWIASRHDWAYDWSQAGCSIRMDPAGFWWAAAPDEQWPDDEEVVAEIQSKFVGAHGLKEHGDRHQELVFIGNAMNQERIIQILDDCLLTDLEYVQGPEHWANFEDPLPPIELETEDELLEEEAV
- a CDS encoding ZIP family metal transporter; translated protein: MSTAALLIVYCLLIAAASLAGGKLSSLLRMTHLRTQLLMSGVGGLMIGIALLHLLPHGGEVLRSHSQAGVGVLIGLTVMFLLIRLFHTHDHGVPVTENGDEVNAQPDHQHTHCDHGHSHDHGDVKGISWAGLFFGLLLHTLVDGVALASSVIADASHGAWLGLAGLGTFLAVLLHKPLDAFAIISVMSKQNWPQAAQNAANLAFSLACPIGALAFYFGATTFAANSGVLGWGLTISAGFFIGIALADLLPEVAFHDHDRGKLTTAFLLGIAIAVGIENLPGHDHGTHEPAHSEHSHDHGHDH
- a CDS encoding ArsR/SmtB family transcription factor; amino-acid sequence: MAKLKNRNSTVPADESPSCDGHGHRGLAMRVDAEACERAAAIFRALGDPQRLRLLILLEAGECCVSELCQTLDEPMPAISQRLRLLKSERIVRSRRDGKHVYYALADDHISRLVTNGVMHAMELSHSDSR
- a CDS encoding Fur family transcriptional regulator → MTKNDESLDPVKQAIREAGLRATPARMATLQLLRASNTPLTHAVVSDHLAVNGVDKATAFRNLNDMVEAGLVRRTEVGDHVWRFEATSADHDNTHPHFLCVDCGTVSCLDDVKLTAGSQRASEKIGEVTEILLRGHCNECR
- a CDS encoding A24 family peptidase, with the translated sequence MFSDPSLTNSSDPLADSLFGEYARMLLIGTAGCSAIASAVRIGVDSGSLMLVLGNVLALASLVSSRFPSAVRLTVLVCFAVLLSWTTIQQDTPDRWSSPMVFFSPAVLLASLVILAVRECVAIVRVQSLRVSFRSGAVMIGIAGVLVYMIVLPSIDAFLEQYRDRPSSYTIEELTALEQLRIRSAKFAVFAIFTYFGACVASFINVVAASAPRGESIALRSSACPKCETPIRRTDNLPIFSYLNLGGRCRACAADIPIRYFWVELIGAAIFGLLFLYELVTGAANVPGAPHYHYAGILWIILYTKWPVIGLYLYHVAMFSCLLMLALMDVDRLRCPKWLARSMVIVLATLPIAFTGLQPVAFDAQIPIALSQAMPTWLVQAVTSVLGGITGWALAILVQRFASKRIQRRKTSLSLAAALVGITLGWQATVTIALFCLIAASLLTLLSRWNGAKIQWSATSMLFTIAMLHQPAWKWLAALW